The DNA region TGAGCGGTGGCGATCGCGCCGGTCGCCATCGGCGTGAGAGCACGATATGAACGTTGCAAGTCATCCGCACACGCTGGCACCGGGCGACATGGTCGCGAACCGGGCACGGCCGCCGTTCCTCGGTTTCGGCCTCGGCCTGCGCGCGCAACACTACGACGAGATTCTCAGCGGCACTCCGCCGATCGACTGGTTCGAGGTGATCAGCGAGAATTACATGCTGCCGGGCGGCCAGCCGCTGCGCATCCTCGATAAGATCTGCGAACGCTATCCCGTGGTGATGCACGGCGTTTCGCTGTCAATCGCTTCGACCGCGCCGCCGAATTTCGACTATCTGCAGGGCCTAAAGGATCTGGCGAAGCGCGTGCACCCGAAATGGATCTCGGACCATCTGTGCTGGACCGGTGTGCACGGCAAGAACCTGCACGACCTCCTGCCGATCCCCTACACCGAGGAAGCGCTCGACCATGTCGTCAGCCGGGTGCAGCTGGTGCAGGATTTCCTCGGCCGCGCCATCGTGCTCGAGAACGTCTCGACCTATGTGCAGTTCAACAATTCAGAGATGACGGAGTGGGAATTCCTCTCCGAGCTGTCGCGCCGCTCCGGCTGCTGGCTGCTGTTCGACATCAACAATGTCTATGTCAGCGCCTTCAACCATGGCTATGATCCGCTGGTTTTCCTCAACGGCATTCCCGCCGATCGGGTGATGCAGTTTCACATGGCCGGACACAGCCATATGGGGACGCACATCATTGACACCCACGACCATCCGGTGTGCGAGGATGTCTGGGACCTCTACATCGCGGCGCTGAAGCGGTTCGGCCGGGTCTCGACCATGATCGAGCGCGACGACAACATCCCGCCACTCGAGGAATTGCTGGTGGAGGTGAACCGGACCCGCGAGATCGCCGCCCAGGTCTTGCCCGAGGGCGCAGCGGCGACATGAGCGACTTCGCGCGGCAGCAGAGCGAATTCCAGCGCGGCATCCTGACCGGCGACGACGGCATTTTGGCCGAGATCCTCGACAGCCCGCGGGAGAACCGCACCACGTTGTTCGGTGTCTACCGCCACGCCTACGGCTCGCGGCTGGTCGAGGCGATGCGCAACGACCACGAGCTGCTGCACGCCTATCTCGGCGACGAGATGTTCGACGAGATGAGTTATGCCTATGTCAAGGCGCGGCCGTCGGAGCATCCGAACCTGCGCTGGTTCTCGCAGGGACTGCCGGATTTCCTGCGCGGCAATGAGCCGTATAGCCATCATCCCGTGCTGGGCGACCTCGCGGCGCTGGAGAAGGCGCTGAACGACGCTTTCGACGCGACCGAGGGCGAGGTGTTGCCGCTGGAAGCGATGGCCGGCTTCGCGCCCGAGCGGTGGAACGACCTCGTGTTCACGCCGCATCCGAGCGCTACGAGGGTCGATCTGTCGACCAATGCCGCCGCAATCTGGATGGCGTTGAAGAACGACGAGACGCCGCCCGACGCGGAAGCGCTCGGCGAGCCGTCGCGTCTCCTGATCTGGCGCCAGGACACCACGCCGATGTTCCGCGAACTGCCGGCCGAGGAAGCCATGATGTGGGATGAAGCCGCCAACGGCATTCCGTTCGGCGTGCTCTGCGAGATGCTCGCGACCTATGACGATCCCGACGGCGCCGCCGCACGCGGCGCGACCTATCTGCACGGCTGGATCACGGCCGGGCTGCTGACGACGGCATCCGTCGGCGACTAGGGAATGCGCGCCATGAGCGCCGACATCGATCGTCTTTCCTCGAATGCCGCGTGTCGGCGGTGACACGCATCCCGACATATCGCGTGATCGCCGCGGCGATGCTCGTCGCGGTCATCATCGTCGGCATCGCGTCATGCCATGTCGCGGCGCAGTCCGAGTTCATGCGCGGCGACCGCATGCCCTATGACGCCTTCGACAGGCTGCCCAAGACCGACATCGAGGTCTCCGGCGCGACCATCCATGTCGGGTTTGCGCCCGGCGAGATGGCGCTGCCGAAACAGATGATCCTCGACTGGGTCAAGGCGTCCGCGCGCGCCGTCGTCAGCTATTACGGACGCTTCCCGGTGGATTCGTTGCGCCTGCTGCTGGTGCCGGTCGATGGTGCGCGGGTCAGAGGCGGCACCACCTGGGGCTATCGCGGGGCGGCGATCCGGCTGCCGATCGGCCGCGACGTCGACGCCGATGCGCTGAAGCGCGACTGGGTGATCGTGCACGAGATGGTGCACACGGCGCTGCCCGATCTCGACGACCGCTACGCCTGGCTGTCGGAAGGCCTTGCGGTCTATGTCGAGCCGATCGCCCGCGTGCAGGCCGGCGACCTCACCGCGGCCGAGATCTGGCAGGCGATGATGCGCGATATGCCGAAGGGCCTGCCGCAAGCCGGCGACGAGGGCCTCGACAACACCGACACCTGGGGCCGGAAATACTGGGGCGGCGCGATGTTCTGCCTGTTCGCCGATGTCGAAATCCGCAGGCGCACCGGCAACAAACTCGGCTTGCAGGATGCGATGCGCGGCGTGCTGGCGGCCGGTGGCAATCACGAGAAGGACTGGCCGATCGCGCGCGTGCTGTCGACCGCCGACAAGGCGGTCGGCGTCGACGTGCTGGAGCGCCTGCATGACGCGTGGGGATCGAAGCCGGTGGCGCCCGATCTCGCCGCGTTGTGGCGCGATCTCGGCGTCAAGATGAACGGCGACACCGTCGCCTTCGACGACAGCGCACCGCTCGCCGCGATCCGCAAGGCAATCACCGAACCACGGCCGCGGTAACCCTTCGCGGCTGCACACTCACGCAAGTCCACTAGCTTTTGGCCGCGCGATGCCGGACTATTTCCTGCCGCAAATCAACCGCAGGAGAATAGCGACCGATGGGCGCCAACTGGCCGGTCTTCCGTTCGCTCAAATCCTTCCAGCCCGGCAACCTGCCGGGCGACCTGATCGCCGGGCTGACGCTCGCCGCGATCGCGATCCCCGAGCAGATGGCGACCGCGAAGCTCGGCGGCTTCTCGCCGCAGATCGGCTTCTTCGCCTTCATGGCGGGAACGCTCGGCTTTGCGATGTTCGGCGCCAACCGCTTCCTGTCCTGCGGCGCCGACTCCACCATCACGCCGATCTTTGCCGGCGGGCTGGCGCTGATGGCCACTGCCGGCTCGCCCGGGTATCAGTCGCTCGCGATGGCGCTGGCGCTTCTGGTCGGCGCGATCATGATCGCCGGCAGCCTGTTCAAGCTCGGCTGGATCGCGAACCTGCTGTCGACGCCGGTCACGGTCGGCTTCCTCGCCGGCATCTCCGTCCACATCCTGGTGTCGCAACTGCCCGGCGTGCTCGGCCTGGCCGCGCCGGACGGGCCGACGCTCTACAAGCTCGGCGTGCTTGCTGGCGAAGTCGAGAACACCAATCCCTACACGCTGGCGATCGGTCTCGGTGTGCTGGCGCTGGTCGCCGGCTGCGAGACGATCAGCGCGCGGATTCCGGGCGCGTTGATCGGGCTGGTCGGAGCCACCATCGCCGTCATTGCCTGGAATCTGGAGACAAAAGGCGTGAGAGTGGTCGGCGTCGTCCCCGGCACGCTGCCGAAGCCGTCGTTTCCGGTGGTCGCTCCGGAACAATGGGTCAAGCTGTCGTCGCTGGCGATCCTGATCGCCGTGGTCGTGATGGTGCAGACCGCGGCGACGACGCGCTCGTTCCTCTCCGATCCGGACAAGCCGGCCGATGTCGACCGCGACTTCCTCGGCGCGGGGGCGGGCAGCGTGCTTGCGGGTTTGTTCGGCGCCTTCCCGGTCAATGCCTCGCCGCCGCGGACGGGAATCGTGTCGGAGACCGGCGGACGGACGCAGCTCGCCTGTCTGTTCGCAGCCGCGATCGTGCTCGCGCTGCTGGCGTTCGGCGCGACGCTGTTGCAGCACGTGCCGGAGGCAGCGCTCGGCGGCGTCCTGCTGTTCGTGGCGCTGCGCATCATCCGCGCCAGGCAGATCT from Bradyrhizobium genosp. L includes:
- the bufB gene encoding MNIO family bufferin maturase, producing MNVASHPHTLAPGDMVANRARPPFLGFGLGLRAQHYDEILSGTPPIDWFEVISENYMLPGGQPLRILDKICERYPVVMHGVSLSIASTAPPNFDYLQGLKDLAKRVHPKWISDHLCWTGVHGKNLHDLLPIPYTEEALDHVVSRVQLVQDFLGRAIVLENVSTYVQFNNSEMTEWEFLSELSRRSGCWLLFDINNVYVSAFNHGYDPLVFLNGIPADRVMQFHMAGHSHMGTHIIDTHDHPVCEDVWDLYIAALKRFGRVSTMIERDDNIPPLEELLVEVNRTREIAAQVLPEGAAAT
- a CDS encoding SulP family inorganic anion transporter, with translation MGANWPVFRSLKSFQPGNLPGDLIAGLTLAAIAIPEQMATAKLGGFSPQIGFFAFMAGTLGFAMFGANRFLSCGADSTITPIFAGGLALMATAGSPGYQSLAMALALLVGAIMIAGSLFKLGWIANLLSTPVTVGFLAGISVHILVSQLPGVLGLAAPDGPTLYKLGVLAGEVENTNPYTLAIGLGVLALVAGCETISARIPGALIGLVGATIAVIAWNLETKGVRVVGVVPGTLPKPSFPVVAPEQWVKLSSLAILIAVVVMVQTAATTRSFLSDPDKPADVDRDFLGAGAGSVLAGLFGAFPVNASPPRTGIVSETGGRTQLACLFAAAIVLALLAFGATLLQHVPEAALGGVLLFVALRIIRARQISTIFKQSFYEFLLVVATAAAIIVLPIEQGVAVGIALSLLHGIWTTTRGHLVEFVHVPGTTIWWPAGSHVTGERQPGIAVVGLQAPLSFLNAESFHGSVLKVISAVTPKLLVIEASGMVEIDFTAAQALHDLFRECQEQGVTVALARLESARAHAAFERFDLYEVLPRDHVFHSVDEAVRALAAKAGISVR
- a CDS encoding HvfC/BufC N-terminal domain-containing protein; translation: MSDFARQQSEFQRGILTGDDGILAEILDSPRENRTTLFGVYRHAYGSRLVEAMRNDHELLHAYLGDEMFDEMSYAYVKARPSEHPNLRWFSQGLPDFLRGNEPYSHHPVLGDLAALEKALNDAFDATEGEVLPLEAMAGFAPERWNDLVFTPHPSATRVDLSTNAAAIWMALKNDETPPDAEALGEPSRLLIWRQDTTPMFRELPAEEAMMWDEAANGIPFGVLCEMLATYDDPDGAAARGATYLHGWITAGLLTTASVGD